The Antricoccus suffuscus region CGCGGCAGCAACAGCGAGCATTCCGGCCGACGGACCGACATCGGTAGTAAGCACGACTTGATCGGCCCACCCCCAACCGTGCCCAGCCAGCAGTTGCAACAGCCCCGCCGCTCCGATCGCCCCGAAGATGTGCCCGGTAATCGCGACGACGGCTACCCGCGTCGTACCCACGCGGTATTCCGCGTATCCGACGAGCAACGCAAACCCGGCGACGATCGGCAGATAGAACAGCGGCACAAGGCCGAAGAAGGCGCCGGTCACAATCGACCACCAGTGCCCCTCGGCGAACGACGGCGCGCCGTACGCGACGTCGGCATACCAGCTAAAAGACGTCACGTCGGTCCACAAAGCGCCGGTGACGATGCCGAGCAGCAGCGTGATTGCACACACGGTGGAAGTAAACGGGGTACGGCGGATGACCGTACGGATGGAACTGCTGAACGCACCGATACGGGCGAGGTTTTTGGGCATGACTCGACCGTAGGATTTCGCGGTCGGATTTCCGATGGCCCGCTCACCACACTTCAAGGTGGTGCTAACTCCACTGATCGGCGGAAGATTCCGCCCGTCGGCAAATTTGCGGCGATCGGCGTGCCGGTGATCCGGCCGCCGACGACGTCAGGCATGGTGGAGGGATGAGTCGCCAAGTACTAGTCGCAGTAGACGGCAATTCACTGCTTCATCGCGCGTTCCATGCCACAGCCGCGTCTGCCATGCGGACCAGTGACGGTCGAGCCAGCTGGGCGGTGCATGGGTTCACCTCCCTGCTCATCGGCGCCGTCACCCGTGCTGGCGCCGACGCGCTCGTGATCGGCTTCGACGACCACACGACAAGCGTCCGCAAGGACGCGCATCCGTCGTACAAGGCCACCCGGCTCGAGAAACCACCCGAATTAGTCGCACAGATCGCCGGCACAATCAGCATGTTGCGCGATGCAGGCATATGCGTCGTCGTACCGGACGGTCTCGAGGCCGACGACGTACTCGCGTCGGCAAGCAGGGCCGGATGCGCGGCCGGCTGGCGGGTCGTCATCGCTACGTCGGACCGCGACTCATTCGCACTCATCAACGAGCACACGTCGGTGTTACGCCTACTCAACGGCGGCATCGCGGGTAGCCCGGTGCTTACCCCGGACCGACTACACACGATGTACGGCGTACGTCCGGAGCAGTATCGCGACTACGCTGCCATGCGCGGTGACGCATCCGACAATCTCAAGGGAATCCCCGGGATTGGCAAGAAGACCGCTCAAAAGCTTCTGGCGCGCTACGGGAGCACCCAAGCGGCTTTCGACGCCGTAGACGCCGATCCCGGCGGCGTCGGAGCTACTCTCGGTCGCGCGATGGCCACGAAACTTGCCGATGCCACCAATCGTGCGGCATTCGCCACCACGAGCAAGATCATGACCATGCGAACCGACGTACCGCTCGGACTCGACTTCGACGATGCCGATGGACTCGGGCGGCTTCCGCTGTCCCCCGACCTGTTGATCCCGGCACTTGACTCGTGGGAGCTGACGGGGCTTCAAGAGTCCGCACTGCGCACCTTAGGCGGCTTTGCTGCCGTCTCGCGCACCCAGGTCGATCCGTACGCCAACCTTCAGTTCCCGGTCGCTGAGCCACCGGATCACTCCGACGACGCAACGGGGCTCCCCACCTCCAGTACGACCGTGACCGCACAGCCGCGTCGATCCGAGCCGGCCGACCAGCTCGAGCTCACCCTCTTCTGAATTCGCTCATCCGGCAATCATGCTCGATCATCCAGTTCACGTATCCCAAGATCGAGGGCGGCGTAGGCGGGGTCACCGTCCATCAACGGTTCGCGGCCCGATGGTTGTGTGGGAGTCGGCAAAAGCGCCAACCGGTGACGCAGCGGTCGGCGTACTGACTTGGCGCAGGTAACCTCGACCTGCTCGTCGTACAGGACCAACGACATCGTTCGGTCGGTCTGGCCTGGAAGGCTGCACTCCACCTGTCCATCGGCGACCTCGACCAGCAGTCGCATCCCCCACCACCGCACTCGGAACGCCAACCGGGTGATGCCTTCAGGAAGCGCGGGCGCAAGAGTCAGCAGGCTGTGGTGTTCTCGCAAACCGCCAAACCCCTCAACCAAAGCCGACCAGCCACCGGCCAACGACGCGATGTGCAGGCCGTCTTTAGTGTTGTGGTGCAGATCGTGCAAATCCATCAACGCAGCCTCGTGCAAATACCGGTGGGCGAGCTCCAGGTGCCCGACCTCCGCGCACATCACGGCTTGGGTGCACGCCGATAGCGAGGAGTCCCGCACCGTACGCCGTTCGTAGTAGTCGATATTGCGCGCCTTCTGATCCGGGGTGAACGAGTCGCCGCACCAATGCATTGCAAGCACTAGATCGGCCTGCTTAATGACCTGTTTGCGGTAGAGCTGGAAGTACGGCGAGTGCAACATCAGCGGGTATTGATCAACAGAGCCGTCGAAGTCCCATTCGCCGTACCGGGTGAAGTTGCCGCATTGCGGATGTACGCCGAGCTCCTCGTCGTACGGTATGAAGACAGCAGACGCCGCATCCCGCCAGGCGGCAACGTCCTCAACCGAGACACCGAGTTGCGCAGCGTTCTGCGGATGCCGCACGCACGCATCGGCCGCCGCCCGCAAGTTGCGCGCGGCCATCAGGTTGGTGAACACGTTGTCGTCAGCGACCGCGGTGTACTCGTCCGGGCCGGTGACACCGTCGATGTGCCACGCCCCA contains the following coding sequences:
- a CDS encoding 5'-3' exonuclease, with amino-acid sequence MSRQVLVAVDGNSLLHRAFHATAASAMRTSDGRASWAVHGFTSLLIGAVTRAGADALVIGFDDHTTSVRKDAHPSYKATRLEKPPELVAQIAGTISMLRDAGICVVVPDGLEADDVLASASRAGCAAGWRVVIATSDRDSFALINEHTSVLRLLNGGIAGSPVLTPDRLHTMYGVRPEQYRDYAAMRGDASDNLKGIPGIGKKTAQKLLARYGSTQAAFDAVDADPGGVGATLGRAMATKLADATNRAAFATTSKIMTMRTDVPLGLDFDDADGLGRLPLSPDLLIPALDSWELTGLQESALRTLGGFAAVSRTQVDPYANLQFPVAEPPDHSDDATGLPTSSTTVTAQPRRSEPADQLELTLF